A genome region from Mycobacterium florentinum includes the following:
- a CDS encoding Rv2253/PknI dimerization domain-containing protein, translated as MRSAKTLTTATLLAATAFGGLGTASTAQAVTKEEVALNGTFRATSIGDWAQRNDQYFGEPTVYQVWTISSTCVTFQECHGTVSSDQGWSAPLYMNDGQVWKLKREVPNWERCEDGTAFSGQQTFSFFPVNENGGYQVGSHTLSGKDKTVGPSGACGQNQWLDIAMPLRLDQLS; from the coding sequence ATGCGTTCAGCTAAAACACTCACCACCGCAACGCTGCTGGCTGCCACTGCATTCGGCGGTTTGGGCACTGCCTCCACAGCCCAGGCAGTAACCAAGGAAGAAGTGGCCCTCAATGGGACTTTTCGCGCCACGTCCATCGGCGATTGGGCCCAGAGAAATGACCAATACTTCGGCGAGCCAACGGTCTACCAAGTATGGACCATCAGCTCAACGTGTGTCACATTCCAGGAATGCCACGGCACGGTCTCGAGTGACCAGGGCTGGAGCGCGCCCCTGTATATGAATGACGGGCAGGTGTGGAAGCTGAAACGCGAGGTGCCGAATTGGGAGCGGTGCGAAGACGGTACCGCGTTCTCCGGCCAGCAGACCTTCTCTTTCTTCCCGGTGAACGAGAACGGTGGATATCAAGTCGGGTCGCATACCTTGTCCGGCAAGGACAAGACGGTCGGCCCGAGCGGTGCCTGCGGACAAAACCAGTGGCTTGATATCGCGATGCCGTTGCGCCTGGACCAGCTGAGCTGA
- a CDS encoding TetR/AcrR family transcriptional regulator, producing MGTAEQPVSDEELRVVHYSPARTRVLDAALDLFAQHGVSGTSLQMIADSVGITKAAVYHQFRTKDQIVIAVTERELGRLIPSLEAAEAHGNGPQARDALLESVVEMAVRDRRLVRTLQFDPVVVRLLAEHKPFQRFMDRLYEVLLSDAGLDGRIEAAMFSGAISTAVMHPLVADIDDDTLLERLTDMIRRLLGLRRESAG from the coding sequence GTGGGAACAGCGGAGCAGCCGGTCAGCGACGAAGAGCTGAGAGTTGTTCACTACAGCCCTGCCCGAACACGGGTACTCGATGCCGCGCTCGATCTGTTCGCACAGCACGGCGTCAGCGGTACGTCGCTACAGATGATCGCCGACAGCGTCGGTATCACGAAAGCCGCTGTGTACCACCAATTCCGGACAAAAGACCAGATCGTGATCGCGGTGACCGAGCGTGAGCTGGGGCGGCTGATTCCGTCCCTGGAGGCAGCCGAGGCACACGGCAACGGACCGCAGGCCCGGGATGCGCTGCTCGAGAGCGTCGTCGAAATGGCTGTCCGCGACCGCCGGCTGGTGCGCACCCTGCAGTTCGACCCCGTTGTGGTCCGTTTACTGGCCGAACACAAGCCGTTTCAACGCTTTATGGACCGGCTGTATGAAGTGCTGCTGAGCGATGCCGGCCTGGACGGGCGGATCGAGGCGGCCATGTTCTCGGGAGCGATCAGCACCGCCGTCATGCACCCACTGGTTGCCGACATCGACGACGACACATTGCTGGAGCGGCTCACCGACATGATCCGGCGCCTGCTCGGTCTGCGTCGAGAATCCGCCGGCTGA